The Prosthecochloris marina genome window below encodes:
- a CDS encoding aminoacyl-tRNA deacylase — MPIRKIRDFLDSHHIRYFIISHSPAYTAQEIAAAAHVPGKELAKTVMVTIDGKLAMAVLPASNKLDFDKLKDAAGTGNVTLASEEDFADMFPGCEVGAMPPFGNLYGMKTYVAEELAEDAEIVFSAGNHKELLRLSYTDFERLVKPDVIAMSV, encoded by the coding sequence ATGCCGATACGCAAGATCAGGGATTTTCTCGACAGTCATCACATCAGGTACTTCATTATCAGCCATTCGCCTGCCTACACGGCTCAGGAAATCGCGGCTGCCGCACATGTTCCGGGAAAGGAACTTGCAAAAACCGTTATGGTGACCATTGACGGTAAGCTGGCCATGGCAGTGCTTCCGGCCTCGAACAAGCTGGATTTCGACAAGCTCAAGGATGCTGCCGGTACAGGAAATGTGACGCTTGCTTCTGAAGAGGACTTCGCTGATATGTTCCCCGGCTGTGAGGTTGGAGCCATGCCGCCTTTTGGAAATCTTTACGGCATGAAAACCTATGTTGCCGAAGAACTTGCCGAGGATGCGGAAATTGTTTTCAGCGCAGGTAATCATAAGGAGCTTCTCAGGCTTTCATATACGGATTTCGAGCGCCTTGTCAAACCGGATGTTATCGCAATGTCTGTCTGA